One Tamandua tetradactyla isolate mTamTet1 chromosome 20, mTamTet1.pri, whole genome shotgun sequence DNA segment encodes these proteins:
- the MYOZ3 gene encoding myozenin-3, which yields MIPKEQTGPVVDAMGDVAGPVPSLDLGKKLSVPQDLMMEELSLHNNRGSLLFQKRQRRVQRFTFESAASQRVIVAGSAKGRVNGTAEERRVANGPEARENYSSEIHIFPALPGGQEHARSAAAREVRARSPSTLAPGYAEPLKGVPPEKFNHTAIPKGYHCPWQEFVSYQDYQSHGRSHTPSLGQYRDFNKTPVPFGGPLFGETIPRAGTPFVPEPISGLELLRRRPNFNRVAQGWVRNLPESEEL from the exons TCCCTTCACTGGACCTGGGCAAGAAGCTGAGCGTGCCCCAGGACTTGATGATGGAGGAGCTGTCACTGCACAACAACCGAGGCTCCCTCCTCTTCCAGAAGAGGCAGCGCCGTGTGCAGAGGTTCACCTTTGAGTCTGCAGCCAGCCAGCGGGTG atcGTGGCCGGAAGCGCCAAGGGAAGGGTGAATGGAACCGCGGAGGAGAGAAGG GTTGCCAACGGCCCCGAGGCGCGGGAGAACTACAGCTCGGAGATCCATATCTTCCCTGCCCTGCCCGGGGGCCAGGAGCACGCCCGCTCCGCAGCTGCCAGGGAGGTGCGCGCCCGCAGCCCAAGTACCCTGGCGCCGG GCTATGCGGAGCCCCTGAAGGGCGTCCCACCGGAGAAGTTCAACCACACAGCCATCCCCAAGGGCTACCACTGCCCGTGGCAGGAGTTCGTCAGCTACCAAGACTACCAGAGTCATGGCCGAAGCCACACCCCCAGCCTGGGCCAGTACCGCGATTTCAACAA GACCCCGGTGCCCTTTGGAGGGCCCCTCTTCGGGGAGACCATTCCCAGAGCAGGTACCCCCTTCGTCCCGGAGCCCATCAGTGGATTGGAACTCCTCCGCCGCAGACCCAATTTCAACAGAGTGGCCCAGGGCTGGGTCCGCAACCTCCCCGAGTCGGAGGAGCTGTAG